A stretch of the Mesorhizobium sp. Pch-S genome encodes the following:
- a CDS encoding sorbosone dehydrogenase family protein: protein MVPFFVAPVSLALAQQSEVLKGEAAFGGWRADKPGTRRLLTPQDLPRPYVSDSASNSPGEVRRPKNAEPKLPAGFSAELIASGISNPRAVRVAPNGDIFVADSRADQVRLYRPGDGSTKPAEEAIYAKGLSSPYGIAFHPSENPRWVYIANTDSIVRFPYKDGDLKASGKPETVVADIPDGGHWTRDIAFSPDGKTLYLSVGSASNVAEDLGDPPGGPKAWAPNEPLGAAWGYERGRAALFAFDADGSNRRSVATGLRNCSGLTVQPATGQPWCVVNERDALGDNLPFEYATSVKQGAFYGWPWYYIGDNEDPRHAGTRRDLAGKVTVPDVLIQAHSAPLGIAFYEGRQFPAEYKGDAFVALHGSWNRGMPTGYKVVRLLFKDGKPTGAYEDFMTGFVISDDAVWGRPVGVAVARDGSLIVTEDGNGTVWRVSYKG from the coding sequence CTGGTTCCGTTCTTCGTAGCGCCTGTGTCTCTGGCTCTCGCCCAGCAGTCCGAGGTTCTGAAAGGGGAGGCTGCCTTCGGCGGCTGGCGCGCCGACAAGCCCGGCACCCGGCGCCTGCTGACGCCGCAGGATCTGCCCAGACCCTATGTGTCCGATTCCGCTTCCAACAGCCCTGGCGAGGTGCGGCGGCCAAAGAACGCAGAGCCGAAGCTGCCTGCCGGTTTTTCAGCCGAACTGATCGCTTCTGGCATCAGCAATCCGCGCGCCGTCCGTGTTGCCCCGAACGGCGACATCTTCGTCGCCGACAGCCGCGCCGACCAGGTTCGGCTCTACCGGCCCGGCGACGGCAGCACCAAGCCTGCCGAAGAAGCCATTTACGCCAAAGGCCTGAGTTCACCTTATGGCATTGCCTTCCACCCGTCCGAAAATCCCCGCTGGGTCTACATCGCCAACACCGACAGCATCGTGCGCTTTCCTTACAAGGACGGCGATCTGAAGGCTTCTGGAAAGCCGGAGACCGTTGTCGCGGACATTCCCGACGGCGGTCACTGGACCCGCGACATCGCTTTTTCACCAGATGGCAAGACGCTTTATCTGTCTGTGGGGTCGGCGTCCAACGTTGCCGAAGACCTGGGCGATCCTCCCGGAGGGCCAAAGGCATGGGCCCCTAACGAGCCGCTCGGAGCGGCATGGGGTTACGAACGTGGCCGTGCCGCGCTCTTTGCTTTCGATGCGGACGGCAGCAACCGCCGAAGCGTCGCCACCGGTCTGCGCAACTGCTCGGGGCTCACCGTCCAGCCGGCGACCGGCCAGCCCTGGTGTGTGGTCAATGAACGCGATGCGCTGGGCGACAATCTACCCTTCGAATACGCGACTTCGGTGAAACAGGGCGCCTTCTACGGCTGGCCCTGGTACTACATCGGCGACAATGAGGACCCCCGCCATGCCGGCACCCGCCGCGACCTCGCCGGCAAGGTGACGGTGCCGGATGTGTTGATCCAGGCGCATTCGGCGCCGCTCGGCATTGCCTTCTATGAAGGCAGGCAATTCCCCGCGGAGTACAAGGGCGATGCTTTTGTCGCCCTGCATGGCTCGTGGAACCGTGGCATGCCGACCGGCTACAAGGTGGTGCGGCTGTTGTTCAAGGACGGCAAGCCGACCGGCGCCTATGAGGACTTCATGACCGGGTTTGTCATCTCCGACGACGCCGTATGGGGGCGGCCCGTCGGCGTCGCCGTCGCCAGGGATGGTTCGCTGATCGTGACCGAGGACGGCAACGGCACCGTCTGGCGTGTTTCCTACAAAGGCTAG